The following coding sequences lie in one Synergistaceae bacterium genomic window:
- a CDS encoding TDT family transporter produces the protein MGFLKRYPIPIAGLILGLFALGNLIQSYNANARLVLGVIALILYVPYLLKILVLNVKLSEPLDNPVAASVFPTFTMATMLLAAYVKPYCPECANIIWYAGVIFHALLIVWFSFKFVFRNFAIKKVFPSWFIVYVGIAVASVSEPVTGRLDIGQYAFWFGLVTYILLLIIVCKRVFLVGEIPAPAMPTTVIFAAPASLLLAGYMVSFPEKISWLVYALLACSIFFWVVGIIYLLKTFSVKFIPSHSAFTFPLVISALAVKLSAGFTKFAWQGTLADVQTVIAAVVVLWVLVRYVMFIFAKD, from the coding sequence ATGGGATTCTTGAAGCGTTATCCTATACCTATAGCAGGTCTTATATTGGGTTTATTTGCGCTTGGAAATTTGATTCAGTCATATAATGCAAATGCAAGACTCGTACTCGGTGTGATTGCGTTAATTCTTTATGTGCCTTACCTGCTGAAAATTTTAGTTCTCAACGTAAAATTATCAGAACCGCTTGATAATCCTGTTGCAGCGAGTGTCTTCCCGACATTTACAATGGCGACAATGTTATTAGCTGCGTACGTTAAGCCTTATTGCCCTGAATGCGCAAATATAATCTGGTATGCGGGAGTAATTTTTCATGCGCTGTTAATAGTTTGGTTCTCGTTTAAATTCGTATTCAGAAATTTTGCGATAAAAAAAGTTTTCCCGTCATGGTTTATTGTCTATGTTGGGATTGCAGTAGCGAGTGTTTCTGAACCAGTAACAGGAAGATTAGACATCGGCCAATATGCTTTTTGGTTTGGGCTGGTAACTTATATTTTATTGCTGATTATAGTATGCAAAAGAGTTTTTCTCGTGGGTGAAATTCCTGCGCCTGCTATGCCGACGACTGTAATATTTGCTGCTCCTGCGTCATTATTGCTTGCGGGCTATATGGTTTCATTTCCTGAAAAAATTTCGTGGCTTGTTTATGCGTTATTAGCGTGCTCGATTTTTTTCTGGGTTGTAGGAATTATTTATTTGCTGAAAACTTTTAGTGTTAAATTTATTCCGAGTCATTCGGCGTTTACGTTCCCGCTAGTAATAAGTGCATTGGCCGTGAAATTATCGGCAGGATTCACAAAATTTGCGTGGCAAGGGACTCTAGCTGATGTTCAGACGGTTATAGCTGCTGTAGTTGTGTTATGGGTACTTGTGCGCTATGTGATGTTTATATTTGCGAAGGATTAA